In Bacteroidales bacterium, a single window of DNA contains:
- the speB gene encoding agmatinase, whose translation MKYNFGGLEEKFSKYEGSNVLVVPVPYDGTSTWIKGADKGPDAILEASANMELYDIEYDSEFYTIGIHTCEPLGPYPSPESMNQQVYDFVKQHIDKKYIVLLGGEHSVSTGTIKAHAEAYDSLTVLQLDAHTDLRDEYEGSKYNHACAMARAKEFCPVIHVGIRSQCTEELDSFHRDDIFYAHEIVNNKYWIEDVIARIKTKNVYITIDLDVFDPSIMPSTGTPEPGGLHWYETLELLEQVHRKRNVVGFDVVELCPNEINKAPNFLAAKLVYKMIGYKFF comes from the coding sequence ATGAAATACAATTTTGGTGGTTTAGAAGAAAAATTTTCAAAGTACGAAGGTTCGAATGTTTTGGTAGTTCCTGTACCCTACGATGGTACAAGCACATGGATAAAGGGTGCCGACAAAGGCCCCGATGCTATTTTAGAAGCATCAGCAAATATGGAATTATACGACATAGAATACGATTCAGAGTTTTATACAATTGGTATTCACACATGCGAGCCACTAGGTCCTTATCCTTCGCCAGAATCAATGAATCAACAAGTTTATGATTTTGTCAAACAACATATAGATAAAAAGTACATTGTATTATTAGGCGGTGAACATTCGGTTAGCACAGGTACCATAAAAGCTCACGCCGAAGCTTATGATTCTCTTACCGTTTTGCAACTCGATGCACACACCGATTTACGCGATGAATACGAAGGTTCTAAATATAATCATGCTTGCGCAATGGCAAGAGCTAAAGAATTTTGTCCGGTTATTCACGTTGGCATACGTAGTCAGTGCACCGAAGAGCTTGATTCATTCCATAGAGACGATATTTTTTATGCTCATGAAATTGTAAACAACAAATATTGGATTGAAGATGTAATTGCTCGAATTAAAACAAAAAATGTTTATATAACCATAGACTTAGATGTTTTCGATCCTTCTATTATGCCATCAACAGGCACACCAGAGCCAGGTGGCTTACATTGGTATGAAACACTTGAACTACTCGAACAAGTACATCGTAAAAGAAACGTTGTTGGCTTCGATGTAGTTGAGCTATGCCCCAATGAAATAAATAAAGCACCTAATTTCTTAGCAGCAAAATTAGTTTACAAAATGATTGGATATAAATTTTTTTAA
- a CDS encoding deoxyhypusine synthase, translating into MKKLTKKDILKDTIKHIDIKKIDSTAIIDSMREMSFTSRETASAADIFIRMLKDKKCSIILTIAGSTSAAGCMQVYVDMVKHNMVDAIVATGATIVDMDFFEALGFKHYKGTPNVDDKQLRELYIDRIYDTYIDEEQLQQCDMTIKKIADSLEPRPYSSREFIKEMGKYLTKHSKKKDSLVQVAYEHNVPIFCPAFTDSSAGFGLVKHQVDNPKKHVTIDSVADFKELTEIKIKAGETGIFMIGGGVPKNFTQDTVICAEILGHEVPMHKYAIQITVADVRDGACSSSTLKEASSWGKVDTTFEQMVYAEATTVLPLIVSYAYHSGAWKTRKAREFSKLFK; encoded by the coding sequence ATGAAAAAGTTAACTAAAAAAGACATTTTAAAAGACACCATTAAACACATAGACATAAAAAAAATTGATAGCACGGCTATTATTGATTCTATGCGTGAAATGTCGTTTACTTCACGCGAAACAGCTTCGGCTGCCGATATTTTTATACGTATGCTTAAAGACAAAAAATGTAGTATTATCCTGACCATTGCTGGTAGTACAAGCGCTGCAGGATGTATGCAAGTATATGTCGATATGGTAAAACATAATATGGTGGATGCCATTGTTGCTACGGGCGCGACTATTGTTGATATGGACTTTTTTGAAGCATTGGGTTTTAAACATTACAAAGGCACACCCAATGTTGATGACAAACAACTACGTGAATTATATATAGACCGCATATACGATACCTATATCGACGAAGAACAATTGCAACAATGCGATATGACCATTAAGAAAATTGCCGATTCGCTAGAACCTCGCCCCTATTCTTCTCGAGAATTTATTAAAGAAATGGGAAAATATTTAACCAAACATTCTAAGAAAAAAGATTCACTTGTACAAGTAGCATACGAACACAATGTTCCTATTTTCTGCCCCGCTTTTACCGATAGTAGTGCAGGATTTGGTTTAGTAAAACACCAAGTTGATAATCCTAAAAAACATGTTACCATTGACTCAGTAGCAGATTTTAAAGAACTAACTGAAATAAAAATCAAAGCCGGCGAAACCGGTATCTTTATGATTGGTGGAGGTGTTCCCAAAAACTTTACTCAAGACACTGTAATTTGTGCTGAAATACTAGGACATGAAGTTCCTATGCATAAGTATGCAATCCAAATTACGGTTGCCGATGTACGCGATGGCGCTTGTTCTAGCTCTACCCTTAAAGAAGCTTCGTCGTGGGGAAAAGTCGATACTACTTTTGAACAAATGGTATATGCCGAAGCAACAACCGTACTACCACTTATTGTAAGCTATGCTTATCATTCAGGAGCTTGGAAAACAAGAAAAGCAAGAGAATTTTCTAAACTTTTTAAATAA
- a CDS encoding T9SS type A sorting domain-containing protein has product MKNILLLTLTITVNIFIYESLNAQCTPDQSCNDIGNPGEMCPEVLPPATVNIPYNQVVTIIPPATFDYNGQTVSINKIKITNVENIPQGLTYQCSPANCEFTPTTPVTRYCILLSGTPTTPGTYPLKVHVVPYILILGVPTALPEQVDDTSLVMVVNTASSAQIINSSKFTVLPPQPNPFNSTVSISFYCPYTSSIDLQVFDVLGNKVYEEKMISNKGENSFKFDGSNLKRGVYIYKVNNGRENFVKQLIKN; this is encoded by the coding sequence ATGAAAAATATTTTACTTTTAACACTAACTATTACAGTTAATATTTTTATTTATGAGTCTTTAAATGCTCAATGTACACCCGATCAATCGTGTAATGATATTGGAAATCCCGGCGAAATGTGTCCAGAAGTGTTACCTCCAGCCACTGTTAATATTCCCTATAATCAAGTAGTAACCATTATTCCACCTGCTACATTTGATTACAACGGACAAACTGTTTCTATCAATAAAATTAAAATCACGAATGTAGAAAACATCCCACAAGGCTTGACTTATCAATGCAGTCCTGCTAACTGCGAATTTACCCCTACTACACCCGTTACACGTTATTGTATTCTTTTAAGCGGTACGCCTACTACACCCGGTACTTATCCATTAAAGGTACACGTAGTTCCTTATATTTTAATTTTAGGAGTCCCCACAGCATTGCCTGAACAAGTTGATGACACTTCGTTAGTAATGGTTGTAAATACAGCAAGCAGTGCACAAATTATAAATAGTAGCAAGTTTACAGTACTACCTCCTCAACCCAATCCCTTTAATTCAACTGTTTCTATAAGTTTTTATTGCCCTTATACTTCGTCTATTGATTTGCAAGTTTTCGATGTACTCGGTAATAAAGTATACGAAGAAAAAATGATCTCCAACAAAGGTGAAAATAGTTTTAAATTTGATGGAAGTAATTTAAAACGAGGTGTATATATTTATAAAGTAAACAACGGGAGAGAGAATTTTGTTAAACAACTGATAAAAAATTAA